The following proteins come from a genomic window of bacterium:
- a CDS encoding CoA-transferase: MTAAGPRDRAMTFVEARRHLEAKDRSLRDKRMPAHDAAQLVRDGHHVAIGGCLYSRTPLVILREILRARRVNLTLSRNLMCYEGELFLVAGATRTLVTSWIGIGLPWGLSRITREYVENGRARFEEWSHLALGLRYRAAAMGVPFLPTLSMLGSDLLTPAGARTMTCPFTGETLCLVPALFPDVAIIHVHRADCFGNAQIDGYPHMDADLAAAASTVILSAEQIVSTDEIRQTADRTAIPFFAVDAVVEAPFGAYPHECYGLYEADLDHIGTYARGVNAGGVDAARTYLDEYVYGPDTFDAYLERFGADRLHRQQRAARELTR; encoded by the coding sequence GTGACCGCCGCGGGGCCCCGGGACCGCGCGATGACGTTCGTCGAAGCCCGGCGGCACCTGGAGGCGAAGGACCGCTCGCTCCGCGATAAGCGCATGCCGGCACACGACGCCGCCCAGCTGGTGCGGGATGGGCACCACGTCGCCATCGGAGGCTGTCTGTACTCACGGACGCCCCTCGTCATCCTGCGCGAGATCCTACGGGCGCGGCGCGTCAACCTCACCCTGTCGCGCAACCTGATGTGCTACGAGGGAGAGCTCTTCCTGGTGGCGGGAGCGACCCGCACACTGGTCACGTCCTGGATCGGGATCGGCCTGCCGTGGGGCTTGTCGCGGATCACGAGGGAGTATGTCGAAAACGGTCGGGCCCGCTTCGAGGAGTGGAGCCATCTCGCCCTCGGCCTGCGGTACCGGGCCGCGGCGATGGGCGTGCCGTTCCTCCCCACGCTGTCGATGCTCGGCTCGGACCTGCTCACCCCGGCGGGCGCGCGGACGATGACCTGCCCGTTCACGGGGGAGACGCTGTGCCTGGTTCCCGCGCTCTTCCCGGACGTGGCGATCATCCACGTCCACCGGGCCGACTGCTTCGGCAACGCCCAGATCGATGGATACCCGCACATGGATGCGGACCTGGCCGCGGCCGCGTCGACCGTGATCCTCAGCGCCGAGCAGATCGTCTCCACCGATGAGATCCGACAGACCGCCGACCGCACGGCGATCCCGTTCTTCGCCGTGGATGCGGTGGTGGAGGCCCCCTTCGGCGCCTACCCGCACGAGTGCTACGGTCTCTACGAGGCGGACCTCGATCACATCGGCACGTACGCCCGCGGGGTGAACGCCGGGGGCGTCGACGCGGCGCGCACGTACCTGGACGAGTACGTCTACGGACCCGACACGTTCGACGCCTACCTCGAGCGCTTCGGGGCCGATCGGCTGCACCGCCAGCAACGGGCCGCGCGGGAGCTCACACGCTAG
- a CDS encoding proline dehydrogenase family protein: MAGEQLDDAVAAVRALNSADLAATLDFLGENTSTQAAAEGSASAYLDILDTLRRTGVDSTLSLKLTQLGLDVDDAGCEARLARLLDRAGETFVRIDMEGSAYTERTLRLFERLWAAGRRNVGVVIQSYLRRSDADVARLIELGARVRLVKGAYAEPPAIAFPHKRDVDAAYARLAERLLRDGVDPAIATHDERLIEGVRQFATARGIAPNRFEFQMLYGIRRDLQLRLRGQGYRVRVYVPFGGEWFPYFMRRLAERPANVMFVAASLLRDRGGRQPAAGRVR, from the coding sequence GTGGCCGGCGAGCAGCTCGACGATGCGGTGGCGGCGGTTCGCGCGCTGAACTCGGCCGACCTCGCCGCGACGCTCGACTTCCTCGGCGAGAACACATCGACCCAAGCCGCGGCGGAGGGGAGCGCGTCGGCCTACCTCGACATCCTCGATACGCTGCGCCGCACCGGGGTCGACAGCACCCTGTCCCTGAAGCTGACCCAGCTCGGCCTGGATGTCGACGACGCCGGGTGCGAAGCGCGGCTGGCGCGGCTCTTGGATCGCGCCGGCGAAACCTTTGTCCGCATCGACATGGAGGGGTCGGCCTACACCGAGCGGACCCTCCGGTTGTTCGAGCGGCTGTGGGCGGCGGGCCGCCGCAACGTGGGGGTCGTGATCCAGTCCTATCTCCGGCGCAGCGACGCGGACGTCGCCCGGCTGATCGAGTTGGGCGCACGGGTCCGGCTGGTGAAGGGGGCGTACGCGGAGCCGCCGGCGATCGCGTTCCCCCACAAGCGCGACGTCGACGCCGCGTACGCGCGGTTGGCGGAGCGGCTGCTGCGCGATGGGGTGGATCCCGCGATCGCCACCCACGACGAACGCCTCATCGAGGGGGTCCGCCAATTCGCGACCGCCCGGGGGATCGCTCCCAATCGATTCGAATTTCAAATGCTCTACGGCATCCGGCGGGACCTTCAGCTGCGACTCCGCGGCCAGGGATACCGGGTTCGGGTGTACGTCCCGTTTGGGGGGGAGTGGTTTCCGTATTTCATGCGCCGGCTCGCGGAACGTCCGGCGAATGTGATGTTCGTCGCGGCGAGCCTGCTGCGCGACCGTGGCGGACGCCAACCCGCAGCGGGGCGGGTGCGCTGA
- a CDS encoding CoA-transferase: MAYSAPELLAATASRLLTDHKIVFAGVGTPLLASVLAKSTHAPDLTIVVEGGVVGLEAVPGRLPISTNEMRAGNRAMMLLSITQTFLYAQRGFFDYGFLGGAQVDRHGNINTSVIGPPERPRVRLPGSGGACDIITHCREIFIVTMHERRRFVERVDFVTSPGYLEGGDARRRAGLLFGTISTVVTDLALMRFDPQTKQMRLDGLQAGVTVDQVRERTGFDLPAAPELIRLQAPTDEELRVLRTLDPDRLFLG, encoded by the coding sequence ATGGCCTACAGCGCACCGGAACTCCTCGCCGCAACCGCCAGCCGGCTGCTCACCGACCACAAGATCGTGTTTGCCGGCGTCGGCACCCCGCTGCTGGCGTCCGTGCTGGCGAAGTCGACCCACGCGCCGGACCTGACGATCGTCGTGGAAGGCGGCGTCGTCGGGCTGGAGGCCGTCCCCGGGCGGCTGCCGATCTCCACGAACGAGATGCGCGCCGGCAACCGGGCGATGATGCTGCTGTCGATCACCCAAACGTTCCTCTACGCCCAGCGCGGGTTCTTCGACTACGGCTTCCTCGGCGGCGCCCAGGTCGATCGGCACGGCAACATCAACACCAGCGTGATCGGACCGCCCGAGCGTCCGCGGGTCCGCCTGCCGGGCAGCGGGGGGGCCTGCGATATCATCACGCACTGCCGGGAGATCTTCATCGTCACCATGCACGAGCGGCGGCGGTTCGTCGAGCGGGTCGATTTCGTCACCAGCCCCGGCTACCTCGAGGGCGGAGACGCCCGCCGCCGAGCGGGGCTGCTGTTCGGAACCATCAGCACGGTCGTCACCGACCTTGCCCTGATGCGCTTCGACCCGCAGACCAAGCAGATGCGGCTCGACGGGCTCCAGGCGGGCGTGACGGTCGACCAGGTGCGGGAGCGGACGGGGTTCGATCTGCCGGCCGCTCCGGAGCTGATCCGGCTCCAGGCTCCGACCGACGAAGAACTGCGCGTCCTCCGGACGCTCGACCCGGATCGACTGTTCCTGGGCTGA
- a CDS encoding ArgE/DapE family deacylase — MTPKTHSQIIAAVEERRDEVVAFLQRLVQYDSVTGNEAAIQNFVAEHLRGLALTVDQFDTDPEALRQYPGFLEPEKSFAGRPNVVGVWPGAGGGRSLLLNGHVDTVPLEPVAEWVHGPLSGSVVDGQVWGRGASDMKGGVAAMTMAVAILKEMGVRLGGDVTLEYVVDEERTGLGTLACVHRGYRADAGICCETSDLEVMPACIGRMWFTVHVRGKPTGISTRWEGVSAIDKAMKVVEAVESLEAMRIQDLHHPLYPDNRGALPCAVTMFQAGTFPSITPEDATLRGSLGLMPYEDPVQVEAQLKEQILRVCAADPWLRHNPVEVTTTGGYVAAGAEIPVEHPIVQTVNRSFQRVAGHAPVLGARMGASDTRFLITLGHTPTVIFGPGPTSQMHAMNESVPVENVIIATKVLALAVHDWCGEPG; from the coding sequence ATGACACCCAAGACCCACAGCCAGATCATCGCCGCCGTGGAGGAGCGGCGGGACGAGGTGGTGGCCTTCCTGCAGCGCCTGGTCCAATACGACAGCGTCACCGGTAACGAAGCCGCAATTCAAAACTTCGTCGCGGAGCACCTCCGGGGGCTGGCCCTGACGGTGGACCAGTTCGACACGGACCCGGAGGCCCTCCGGCAGTACCCCGGGTTTCTCGAGCCGGAAAAGTCCTTTGCCGGCCGCCCCAACGTGGTGGGCGTGTGGCCGGGCGCCGGCGGCGGTCGGTCCCTCCTGCTCAACGGTCACGTCGACACCGTGCCGTTGGAGCCGGTCGCCGAATGGGTGCACGGCCCGCTGTCGGGATCCGTGGTCGATGGTCAGGTGTGGGGCCGGGGCGCCTCCGACATGAAGGGGGGGGTGGCGGCGATGACCATGGCCGTCGCCATCTTGAAGGAGATGGGGGTGCGGCTCGGCGGCGACGTTACCCTCGAGTACGTCGTGGATGAGGAACGGACCGGGCTCGGGACGCTGGCGTGCGTGCACCGCGGGTATCGGGCGGATGCCGGCATCTGTTGCGAGACCAGCGATCTTGAGGTCATGCCCGCGTGCATCGGCCGGATGTGGTTCACCGTGCACGTGCGGGGCAAGCCCACCGGCATCTCGACGCGATGGGAGGGCGTGAGCGCCATCGACAAGGCGATGAAAGTGGTCGAGGCGGTGGAATCGCTGGAGGCGATGCGCATCCAGGATCTGCACCACCCCCTCTATCCCGACAACCGGGGCGCGCTCCCCTGCGCGGTGACGATGTTTCAGGCGGGGACGTTCCCGAGCATCACGCCGGAAGACGCGACGCTGCGCGGCAGCCTGGGGTTGATGCCCTACGAAGATCCCGTGCAGGTGGAGGCCCAACTGAAAGAACAGATCCTGCGCGTCTGCGCCGCGGATCCCTGGCTGCGGCACAACCCCGTGGAGGTGACGACGACGGGGGGGTACGTGGCGGCCGGGGCGGAGATCCCCGTCGAGCATCCCATCGTTCAGACGGTCAACCGGTCCTTCCAGCGGGTCGCGGGCCATGCCCCGGTGCTGGGCGCGCGGATGGGAGCCTCCGACACCCGCTTCCTGATCACGCTGGGGCACACGCCGACCGTGATCTTCGGCCCCGGACCGACCAGCCAGATGCACGCGATGAACGAGTCCGTTCCCGTCGAAAATGTGATCATCGCGACCAAGGTGTTGGCGCTGGCCGTCCACGACTGGTGCGGGGAGCCGGGATAG
- a CDS encoding TIGR03619 family F420-dependent LLM class oxidoreductase, whose translation MTGREVRFGVALKNFTPYPEEPSIDEIVAFAARAESLGFESAWVWDHILLGSKRPFPYLESLTTLTALAMKTERLQLGTGVFVLPLRNPVVLAKVLTSLDHISKGRLIFGVAGGWYEREFEACGVPFKERGKIFVRNLEILKRFWSEDQVTGTADGYVFNRSVMLPKPFQRPRPPILFGGYVDVVLRRLARHGDGWLTYFYTPESFRKTWAKIRSLTEEVGRDPAELQNVSQLPIYVAPSFEEADRGVRDFLARYFDVAPWSESTPDSSIRGTPDQCAEQLAAHIAAGVEHIVLVPYDYRLDQLDVISREILPRLRGRIAGAPA comes from the coding sequence ATGACGGGACGGGAGGTTCGATTCGGGGTCGCGCTCAAGAACTTCACCCCCTACCCTGAGGAACCCAGCATCGACGAGATCGTGGCGTTCGCGGCGCGGGCGGAGTCCCTGGGCTTCGAATCGGCGTGGGTCTGGGATCACATCCTGCTGGGTTCGAAGCGGCCCTTCCCCTACCTCGAGTCGCTCACCACCCTCACCGCGCTCGCCATGAAAACCGAGCGGCTGCAGCTGGGCACGGGAGTCTTCGTGCTGCCTCTGCGCAACCCCGTCGTCTTGGCCAAGGTGCTGACCAGCCTCGACCACATCTCCAAAGGGCGGCTGATCTTTGGGGTCGCCGGCGGTTGGTACGAGCGGGAGTTTGAGGCCTGTGGGGTGCCCTTCAAGGAGCGGGGGAAAATCTTCGTCCGGAACCTCGAGATCCTCAAGCGGTTCTGGAGCGAGGATCAGGTGACCGGGACGGCGGACGGCTACGTCTTCAACCGGTCGGTGATGCTGCCCAAACCCTTCCAGCGGCCGCGACCGCCCATCCTCTTCGGAGGCTACGTGGACGTGGTGCTCCGCCGGCTGGCCCGCCACGGCGACGGATGGTTGACCTACTTCTACACGCCGGAGAGCTTCCGCAAAACCTGGGCCAAGATCCGATCGCTCACCGAAGAGGTCGGACGCGATCCGGCCGAGCTCCAAAACGTCAGCCAGCTCCCGATCTACGTGGCGCCCTCATTTGAGGAGGCGGACCGGGGCGTGCGGGACTTCCTGGCGCGGTACTTCGACGTGGCCCCCTGGAGCGAGTCCACCCCCGACAGCTCGATCCGCGGCACCCCGGACCAGTGCGCCGAGCAGCTCGCCGCACACATCGCCGCCGGCGTCGAGCACATCGTCCTGGTCCCTTACGACTACCGGCTGGACCAGCTCGACGTGATCAGCCGCGAGATCCTGCCGCGCCTCCGCGGGAGGATCGCCGGAGCGCCGGCGTGA